Proteins from a single region of Methanotorris igneus Kol 5:
- a CDS encoding ATP-binding cassette domain-containing protein, whose amino-acid sequence MNIIETRDLHFQYPDGTKALNGINFMAKKGEMIALLGPNGAGKSTLFLHFNGILKPTKGEVLIKGKPIKYNSKDLIEVRKTVGIVFQNPDDQLFAPTVKQDVAFGPLNLGLSEDEVERRVKEALKAVGMEGFGDKPPHHLSGGQKKRVAIAGILAMEPEVIVLDEPTAGLDPLGASQIMKLLYDLNRKGMTIIISTHDVDLVPIYADKVYVMSKGQIIKGGTPKEVFEDVETIRKANLRLPRVAHLVEILRDKDKLPIEMGFTIGEVRRNLKKYLQETHE is encoded by the coding sequence ATGAACATAATCGAAACAAGAGATTTACATTTTCAATATCCAGATGGGACGAAAGCGTTAAATGGTATAAACTTTATGGCAAAGAAAGGAGAAATGATTGCCTTATTGGGACCAAATGGTGCGGGAAAATCAACGCTTTTTTTACACTTCAATGGAATTTTAAAGCCAACAAAAGGAGAGGTTTTAATCAAAGGAAAACCAATAAAATACAACTCAAAGGACTTAATTGAGGTTAGAAAAACAGTAGGCATTGTATTTCAAAATCCAGATGACCAGTTATTTGCCCCAACGGTTAAGCAGGATGTTGCCTTTGGTCCTTTAAATTTAGGTTTGAGTGAGGATGAAGTTGAAAGGAGAGTTAAGGAGGCATTAAAAGCCGTAGGAATGGAGGGCTTTGGGGACAAACCTCCTCACCATTTAAGTGGTGGACAAAAAAAGAGAGTAGCCATAGCAGGAATTTTGGCAATGGAGCCAGAGGTTATTGTTTTAGATGAGCCAACGGCAGGATTAGATCCACTCGGGGCATCTCAAATTATGAAATTATTATATGATTTAAATAGAAAGGGAATGACTATTATAATATCAACCCATGATGTTGATTTAGTTCCAATTTATGCAGATAAGGTTTATGTTATGAGTAAAGGACAGATAATAAAAGGTGGTACTCCAAAAGAGGTTTTTGAAGACGTTGAGACAATAAGAAAGGCAAATTTAAGATTACCGAGAGTTGCCCATTTAGTTGAGATTTTGAGGGATAAGGATAAATTACCTATTGAGATGGGCTTTACTATTGGGGAGGTTAGGAGGAATTTAAAAAAATACCTTCAAGAAACACACGAATAA
- the taw2 gene encoding tRNA(Phe) (4-demethylwyosine(37)-C(7)) aminocarboxypropyltransferase Taw2: MRIKYQKIGDILIVKDDLNEEEIKYLVEKTKCKTIAKYTAQITGDFRTPHLKILYGKETETIHKEHGCLFKIDVKKIMWSMGNIKERERMAKIGNKDEVVVDMFAGIGYFTIPMAKYSKPKKIYAIEINPDAYHYLCENIKLNKLDNVIPILSDNRKVELKDIADRIIMGYVHKTHKFLDKAFEFLKDMGIIHYHETVAEKIMKIRPIERLKFYAEKNNYKLVDYEIHKIKKYAPGVWHIVVDAEFERIQKK, from the coding sequence ATGAGAATAAAATATCAAAAAATTGGGGACATTTTAATTGTTAAAGATGATCTAAATGAGGAAGAAATAAAATATCTCGTAGAAAAAACAAAATGTAAGACAATTGCAAAATACACTGCCCAAATAACCGGAGATTTTAGAACTCCGCATTTAAAAATCCTATATGGGAAAGAAACAGAAACCATCCACAAAGAACATGGGTGTTTATTTAAGATAGATGTTAAAAAAATTATGTGGAGTATGGGTAATATTAAAGAGAGAGAAAGAATGGCAAAGATTGGCAATAAAGATGAGGTTGTTGTAGATATGTTTGCTGGGATAGGGTATTTCACCATCCCCATGGCAAAATATTCAAAGCCAAAGAAAATTTACGCAATTGAAATAAACCCAGATGCATACCATTATCTATGCGAGAACATAAAACTGAATAAATTGGATAATGTTATTCCAATTTTAAGCGATAATAGGAAAGTTGAGTTAAAGGACATTGCAGATCGAATAATAATGGGCTACGTCCACAAAACACACAAGTTCTTAGATAAAGCCTTTGAATTTTTGAAAGATATGGGAATTATCCATTACCATGAAACAGTAGCAGAAAAAATTATGAAGATTAGACCTATTGAAAGGTTAAAATTCTATGCAGAAAAAAATAACTACAAATTGGTTGATTATGAAATACACAAAATAAAAAAATACGCCCCTGGAGTTTGGCATATTGTCGTTGATGCAGAATTTGAAAGAATACAAAAAAAATAA
- a CDS encoding multiprotein bridging factor aMBF1, protein MKICELCGKETTKLYKVRIEGAEMAVCKECAKFGVTPKSYSRLGVAKTSTSKTTSTKKPKRPYRDLFDNLKTLVEDYGDIIREAREKKGLTIEELAKRVGIKVSTLHKIERNELEPEEKYVKRLEKELGISLYEEGDIDYSVSSGDEGLTLGDFIKIKRK, encoded by the coding sequence ATGAAGATATGCGAACTTTGTGGAAAAGAGACAACAAAATTATACAAAGTTAGGATTGAAGGGGCTGAAATGGCCGTATGTAAAGAATGTGCGAAATTTGGAGTCACTCCAAAAAGTTATTCAAGGCTGGGGGTTGCTAAAACTTCAACATCAAAAACCACATCTACAAAAAAACCTAAAAGACCTTACAGAGATTTATTTGATAATTTAAAGACACTTGTTGAAGATTATGGTGATATCATAAGAGAAGCTAGAGAGAAAAAGGGATTAACTATTGAAGAACTTGCAAAACGTGTAGGAATTAAGGTCTCTACACTCCACAAAATAGAGAGAAATGAATTGGAGCCAGAAGAAAAATATGTAAAAAGATTGGAGAAAGAGTTGGGCATAAGTTTATATGAAGAAGGAGACATAGATTATAGTGTAAGTAGTGGAGATGAAGGGTTGACCCTTGGAGATTTCATAAAAATAAAAAGAAAATAA